The sequence actttccaaaataataCTTCTTCACTTGAacttttatttaatctttcacaattataattatttatcatttttaaacttaacatttttaaatgtttagtttttattattattattttttttttttttttttttttttttttttttttttttttttttttttattatttttttttttatttattatttttttttttttattttttattttttttaatttttttaatttttttaatttttttaattttattatttatttatttatttattttttaactattacacaatagaaaaaaaaaaaaaaaaataaaaaataaaataaaaaaagaaattaaaaagaaattaaaaattaaaaaaataaaaaaaataaaaaaaataaaagaaaatttaaaaaaaaaattaattttttgatttttttctcattaaaaaaaagtttccaaatttttaaagGAAAACCAAAAAATCTAGATTTTGTGGgacttaaaaataattgaatcgattattggttatttatttttaggttaatcaaatttacatttttattcctaaaataaagttttttttttttttttattatttttttttttaaaaaaatttgtgaaaataataaaaaaaaaaacatattttgTTGATGATTATGTGTTAAATAagattgatttttttttatttttttatgataaataattaaattctaaagattaaaaaaaaaaaatcatttttttataaataaaattaaatcattatttaatcgAATatgaaatcaataaattattttaattaacaaaaaaaggtatggttttttattattattattttattatttgtaattttattttttttttttttttttttttttttttaattttctcttAATAAAACATTATGAGCCATAGTATCGATTGTAAGTTCTAATTCTAAAATGGTACATGGGAAAGAACAAGagtaatttttcaaaaccaATGGATGAACGATACCCATATGGCCAACTCTTTTACCATTGACAATGACATTGATACCAGTACCTGGAAGGAAGAgtttatcatttgataattctaAATAGTAACCTTTATTTGAGGAACGAGTAGCATCGAGTTTAATATCTAAAACCAACATGATACGATCCAAAAGACCATGAATAACTTCGATTTTGGCAGATTGATTACAGTAGATTGCGCCCAACATTCTCTTATTGTAAGCTCCTACATCACTATTGTTTGAATTTGGGTCTGACAAATCCTTGTTACCCAATGAACCTTTGATAGAGACATCAGAGATTTCAAACATTTTCAATGGTAATGGTGCGGCTTTATTTGCTGAAACACTCTTTAACAAGGTGCTAACTAAATTTGTACGTACTTCAGTAAACTCCTCACTGACTGCATTTGAAATCTTTACACTACTACCATCATCAGCCTTATTCAATGCTGTAAAGTTATCTCTATTTTGACATAAAACAAATGTCATAATCTCTGTAAATCCTGCTAATGCAATTTCATTTGCCAATAATtctgataatttattaattggttgAACTCTACCAATAGTATTACAATTTGGtatttctttctttaaattatcataacCATATCCAATTGCAACATCTTCCATAATATCACAAGCATgcataatatcttttttttttcaattagaaaataaataaataaataattagtaTATTTagttatataaatatatgtatatatatatatgttatttaaattaaaataactaCATACCACTTCTTGTAACTGGAACATCaacaataattgatttttcatcatctgataattttgattgtAAAGACATACGTTTCAATAAGGTTACCATATCATTTGGAGTGATATTAATACCAGCACTTTTATTGATATAATCAACTTGAGCATTGATTTGTTTCTCTTGAATTTGTGGATATAATCCAGTTGATTTACCATCAGCATCGATAACTTCAACTTGTTCCATTGTGAATGGTTGTTTACAATACTCTGAGAACATTGTTAACATTGTATTCAAAACGATGTTTGCTTTTGTACGATCATTGGCTGTAACTTCAATGAATACATTTTTAGttgataatttgattttactaTGTTCACCATTAATAATTGGTGGTAATGAACAAACAACATTCTTTGAATCATAAATAACTGGATAAACTGGtgaatctttaataattggtaaaaatttctttaaatgtgAACTACTTTCCTgtatatacaaataataaaaattagtaaaataataattataatttttaattataattataattaacaTACATcataaaatttgaataattcTTCAGCATTGTATTCTTTAGTTTGTGATAATGGtacaaatttaatatcttttggtGCCAATGCTTTATAATAGAATGGACCACTAAGGGTATCCAAATCATGAGTACCAATTGAAACCAATGAACgttttttacaaatatttgCATGAAGTTTCTCTTGTAAATCAATGAAACTATCATAACTTTCTTGAGTGAATGTAATATCTCTTAAAATACCTGCAACAATAACTGGTCTAACTGATTCaacctaaaaaaataataaataaaaaaataaaaatattattatattaattacaGTTTCCTCTTTCATTTATGCTCTTTCTCCCTCTGTATTCTATCCTATCCTATCCTATCCTATCCTATCCTATCCTATCCTATCCTATCCTATCCTATCCTATCCTATCCTATCCTATCCTATCCTATCCTATCCTATCCTATcctataatttaaaaataataatgatatcaaaagattaattattattattaattagttTATGAACATACCTCTTTTGAAATGTATAATTTTTCATGGGAATTTTTTGGTGGTACAATTTGGTATTTTGGAATTGAAGCTTTATGATTATAAACATTCAATGCTCTTGCAATACCTTCTAAACATAATAAATCGTATCTGTTTGCTGAAACATCAATTTTGTAGATAACATCATCTGATACAGTTAAATCTTCAACACCAGTTTCATTCTTTTTCATCTCTCTTTCTGATGTAACTTCATCTAACTCAACACCAAAAGCAAAACAAAGATCTTCAAATTGTTCTTGagctatttattattatcattattattattattattattattattattattattattattattattattattattattattattattattattattattattattattattattattattattattatttttttaaaaattgaaattataacAAAATTGGGGAGGGGAGGGGAGGGGGAGGGGAAGGGTGTGTTAGTAATGTGtggtaatataaaaaaaaaaattaaaaattaaaaaaaaataaaaaaaaataaaaaaataaataaaataatgtatgttttaatataaaagCCGAGGGCTTTGTATAAAATATCTCTGTTGATATTAACTTTTggcattttaaataataataataatagtgaaagTGTATAAAACgattaatgaaaaaagaaaataaaaaaataaaaaaaaaattaaaaatgaaaaaaaaaaaaaaataaaaaaaaaaaaaaataaaaaaaaaatttaaaaataatatttttgataaatttaaaaaaacgaaCTATGTTAGGGGATCGAGTTTGTTGTAATATTTAACTtcagttttttttctttaaatagataaaaaaaaattttaaaaaaattaaaaataattaaaaatagtaaataattta comes from Dictyostelium discoideum AX4 chromosome 2 chromosome, whole genome shotgun sequence and encodes:
- the pheSB gene encoding phenylalanine-tRNA ligase, beta subunit; the protein is MPKVNINRDILYKALGFYIKTYTQEQFEDLCFAFGVELDEVTSEREMKKNETGVEDLTVSDDVIYKIDVSANRYDLLCLEGIARALNVYNHKASIPKYQIVPPKNSHEKLYISKEVESVRPVIVAGILRDITFTQESYDSFIDLQEKLHANICKKRSLVSIGTHDLDTLSGPFYYKALAPKDIKFVPLSQTKEYNAEELFKFYDESSSHLKKFLPIIKDSPVYPVIYDSKNVVCSLPPIINGEHSKIKLSTKNVFIEVTANDRTKANIVLNTMLTMFSEYCKQPFTMEQVEVIDADGKSTGLYPQIQEKQINAQVDYINKSAGINITPNDMVTLLKRMSLQSKLSDDEKSIIVDVPVTRSDIMHACDIMEDVAIGYGYDNLKKEIPNCNTIGRVQPINKLSELLANEIALAGFTEIMTFVLCQNRDNFTALNKADDGSSVKISNAVSEEFTEVRTNLVSTLLKSVSANKAAPLPLKMFEISDVSIKGSLGNKDLSDPNSNNSDVGAYNKRMLGAIYCNQSAKIEVIHGLLDRIMLVLDIKLDATRSSNKGYYLELSNDKLFLPGTGINVIVNGKRVGHMGIVHPLVLKNYSCSFPCTILELELTIDTMAHNVLLREN